A segment of the Lactobacillus sp. ESL0700 genome:
CGGCATTTTGAACCTGACATACGCTGACAAACAGGCAACTTTGGTTGCAGCTAAGGACTGTTATACGACACCGCGGTCATTTATCGAAGGTGAAAAGGGTTCAATCTACTTCGATGGTTCAACTGGAGTGATTGACAGCTTCACCATTGAATTACGCACCGGTGAAACGAAAAAAGTTAATTTAAACGAATTCGATCACAGAATGGCCAGTGAATTCACCGATTTTGTCAATATTATTGACAATCACGACGTAGATACTGCCAACGAATTATACGCTCACAGTATGACTGTTATGGATGTGCTGGCTGCCGCCGTTAAGTCAGTTTAATAATCAAATAAAGATGCAGTTAACTACTAATAAGCTAACTGCATCTTTTATTTTGTCTTCGTTTGCGTTATTAAATACGCTAACGCCGGGCTGATGTCCATCCCGTAGCGTAGTTCTTCCTGCTTCTCAAACTTATTGGCTGCAATTGCCAGATGTGTGGCAGTCACTGCCGCCTTAATGGCAGCAGGTAACGTCCACCCCAAATTAAGTAACCCGGCTAAACTGGCCGCAAACAAATCACCGGCACCATAAAAATGCCCTGCAGCATATTCCTGACCATAGTAGTGCAGTTGCCCCTGCATTAACCAGCAGCAGCCGATCTGTTCACCACGGCGAACACCAGTTACTACTACTTGTAAATGATGCTTGCTTTGCCCCTCAACTGCTTTAATTGCCTGCATCAATTCTGCATCACTAGCAGTTGCGGGCAATTTAGATTTAGTTCCAGATAAAAAGCTTAACTCGGTCAAGTTTGGCGTCGTCACGGTTG
Coding sequences within it:
- a CDS encoding PfkB family carbohydrate kinase translates to MKTKRKLLLVEDYSAIGGISTTTAISVMSALGIKYCSLPTQILSTQTEGFGAPQIADLTTFIPQAFAHWRQIADLDFTTILTGYLGSRTTCKLLAEECRKGQFKQVVVDPVLGDDGELYPELVPADIAAVKDLVATATVTTPNLTELSFLSGTKSKLPATASDAELMQAIKAVEGQSKHHLQVVVTGVRRGEQIGCCWLMQGQLHYYGQEYAAGHFYGAGDLFAASLAGLLNLGWTLPAAIKAAVTATHLAIAANKFEKQEELRYGMDISPALAYLITQTKTK